Genomic DNA from Corylus avellana chromosome ca4, CavTom2PMs-1.0:
atataaagttgtggtttaaggattttgatattttcaaatgattgtgatgactttaaggtacaattcatgaaatctttggggtgattcttagaatttgaggtgctaggttttctgtaattgaggtaaattatattgaagtgatgcttaaagttttgaggatgaattgataCTCCTAAGTTGTggataagatttaaattttgaggcattagtggatatgaaattatgagaaattttagttacatgccaaagcttttgatataattttcttttactaagtaaagataatggattattattcttgaggtaaattgaagaatagaggtaagagttgaaagacaatataatacagtgatataatatagtgacatgatctaaattttctcttataagatatatgttcaatgatattaaagtattttagaggttgataacatgtgatggtacatacttagatgttttattgagtgattaacttgttaaacagattgtttgtttaaaggaagttattacaatgacagaatgatttcataatgaatattgaatgagcactgaatgattacgaaaagaaatgtttggagaacaagctccttataatattacataccagtgtccataaaaaaaaaaaaaaaaaagaagggaatttgttgcataaagagacacgtggtaatgattcctcagagctgctccaggaaaattatttctgcatagagaaaacctagtatgagcagaatcgtatatatttatataattgaattatctaagggaatatttatttctaatgaggtacctgactagagcgtgtgcggagagacttgcaacacccctgaacatcgacccggagtttttcgtgctgtcgctggagacgttcgatattcttctccatttctagcatctttggtcccaagtattctgcgtaagataacatcatctttttcagctgagtattctcctgcttcaaatccacgtgttttcgtttgtagtatttgagcagtcgctgtaagaccccgatttggtttcttgagactttcagctcttcagctctggcactcaaacgttgtgccatgtcagaaactgaagcagcactttggatactgaatgccaatgagttattaatagcatcagtatccgacctatcagctaagaacgtttgatcccgtggaattacgaaacctttggccactgctacagcagtagaatcatggagcatgatagaatcgtgaatagtgataggacgattggcaaagacaaaagttggctgccatacattaggatatgcagcaggttcattagggtgtgaaataggtacgacgggatgtatagcaggcacttcagggggaacaacaggcacatccggttgcacgtcaggcataacaatgggttgtgctgcaggagcaatattcaaatcgaggttgttaacggatgatgatgatgctcccatatttaggagagtaaggaaaaaatagttgagaatacgaagaaattgggagagatgaagtactgagaagagactaagcgttaggaactgaaggaatttttttgaagtttctggaagcagccgacgagtggctttaaaggaatttttcacttcaggtgaaataaacagtaaacaacaaagcgttaggcgacctcgggccgcgatggaaattttgtcaaaagatcccgtgaaagtaggatcttgtctcctgtcataattcgactgagctcatttttcaaacccactgttcaatcaacgacttcggataccatgcgtgggcaactgaatgaaatGTCATGCCAACgagcaccacgcgctcgttcgttatccagaaacccttcatataaattcacacctctttctccattgcaaacgcatgccttctgatcataccccttcacctgagatcttctgctaatagccttccatacaatgaaagctcgactgttctcctagttgagcgtatcctcaagagaaaaatgcagcatcacaacatgattcacaaacccaacaccttatactctcagtggtaaaccattgaagcaagattatcgttgatcatgtcctgatgaagcaagattatccttgatcatgcttctcaggctaaatatctctcttctcttcaagtatccatacatgacagaagagagagagcatccgatgtgggtattttgaaagtctcggaAAGAGCTCACATGCAaatcatgtcctgaaatgcttttcaaatcttcatttctagaaagcaataggactatctttctctcttttctcttcttgaccttgcaagacccaagagagaaagattttagcatgtgtactttggaacatccagcttggaaacttacccatatcctactttgcttgcttatcaatttcatctctagaacgcagcaagcacaatatgtattagtcaagaatggatgagaatcttacatttgatgtaatcgtgtatttcgtttgagttgaaatcttaattacgagtttcttttgttgagttatgatttatcaagtaaagatgtagtactgaaagattttcgctgatattgtagcatcaacacaaaagttgggatgagaaaatagaaacggttgtgtatttagaatgaatcgaattatgatgtcacttctgaggtatattcatgtaatgatgtttgaatgttggtgctatttacttttacaggtttatgatggtgagaagttaataattattagagcatcatattaaaatttcgtatgcatgatttggaatactgagatactaaagagaatataggcaggaatgatttttacacatttttgataaaattgattaaattagatcgagaaaattattgcaggcttgaaatgaggactatgatgtttggaggtataaactattgatcacatgatttattaatttgatgtttaaaccttgattgtagactgttgatgaataactcgattgttgttattgaggttggaaagaaacaatggaaaagattttgaggtatgattttagtgtgaactgatgaatgattgcagaaatcgtgactttagactgtgaataagatttactcctagtagaaggagataaaatttcaatatgataaaagagagtaggctttgatgaaggattgaaatgattatttaaatctgaatccctcaacttgaagattggacgataatattataggttttaatttcgaggacgaaattctaataaggagggaagattgtagtgccccagaattttcaaagctatttaaatagattattttgataatgatgttattttaatatccattgtagctaaggatttttaattcttgggaaatttatgagagtggtaattagagaatggtaattggtgaaataataggatagtaaatatgtagcacctcagattttgaaagtcttattttagagatattaatttgatgctatgattatattcatattaggcaatgatgttaattcttgagaaatttatgatattgtatgaatggtaattggaaaatggtaggtataatagtaattggtaggtagaatagtaagtggtaggtggaatagtaagtagtaggtgaaatagtaagtggtaggtggaatagtaggtggtaggtgaaatagtaagtggtaggtagaatagtaagtggtaggtggaatagtaggtggtaggtgaaatagtaaaatgagggtataattgtaaattgaaggtagaatagtgtttgattttctcctataaatagagctcttctccttcacaattttcacaactcatctcctctcccatctcttgcatatattcttccttcttccgctttttactcggtctttcttctttctaagagtgtttactcagaacagagagagaaagggcgagaccaagcgctacaagaaagaaagaacacaagagatagcggactttagaaattagtttcaaaagatatactagtggtgttagtcatattggagcaactagattccttcataccacttttagcttcagtctagaggtaagtaaattcactacctcttctaaaattacttcatgtcatgctatttatatattcttgtattaaattgtaaatgattattttatttacgtattatgaagttatgttgcatgcatgaaggatttctaaaagaattatctataaagtttctatttatttaaacgctttctaagtacaacaagtttatatttgaaaaaaggtttccattttgagaaaagaaagttgagaaatgatgatgattataagaaagaaaaatgatgataaaccctcctacatgttgccctaagatgcatcaaaagaagtacaaagaaaagtacaagagatgagataaatgtttatgaaatgagggcacatgtatggaggagagtatttttggccccaagataagtaaagatgagagttcggtaccgatactcggatggaggcgaaaccactgaaggaggctatgccagaaggtggtattccatcaactagaccgttgagtgcaccaagaaagagttaattgacggtcgggcatggctgtggccacagttcagtgccatggtcacaaggacccgcaaccctcgtgcacaggggtaatagtgtacatgggccttattatgagaaaatgatactatattttcaacgatgatatgctatgatgatttacagagattatttataatgatgcattatgatgatgatttataaagatgatttacaacgatactatattttcaacgatgatatgctatgatgatttacagagattatttataatgatgcattatgatgatgatttataaaaatgatttacaacgatgatctattactagatgtaatagtatgtatatgttacgggagatgcaaccgtacatacagatattattatggctagaattatatttatttgcgaaaatgattttcaaaactgagaacaaggagtaaaactatttatggttgtggattttacttgctgggccccctttgggctcattcagttttatttcttgttttcaggtagaaatgatgctggaataggaggccggaatggggatgggaataattattaattttcaaagtcttttcatatcagtgattgtaataatatgatattccgcaactaaagtttaatgttttctaatttcacttgtaataaaatctcttgaataatgttttatgcatttattgtatcttttaaaatcaagaactctgataaaccttatagatctttgcaagaatttttgttataaaagaagaaaagtggcaaactcagccttaacgggctggggatgttacaacaGATGTACGGACAAGATTGGGTTGATGTGTCATTGCGTAATAATATGCTAAGAACTTAGTACGTAGAGCCAGGATTACGGCCAGACCGAATGAAGGCAAGCAAAGAATACATGATTACGTACCGGGCCGCAGTGGCGAAGCACATGTGGAGTACAGTTCATGGTGGATAGTTAGTTCTCTGTTATATCATTtattagtttgtttttttgaagattatgtatgttttgtaaaaattttatttgcatTAGCTTGTTATATCGTTTATTAGTTTGTTATGCACGTCCTGATTATATCGTTAATTTGGTGGTTCGATGTTTAGCTAAACCCTATTTTGTAAGTGTTGCTCCTTAAACGGTAACTACTTTTATTGTAATGGTATGGACGGCATATATGTACCTACATTGAATATATTTCCTTATCATAGTAATTTTCATATGTGAaacgtattttgtttataaagtgTCACATAATTATATCAGACAGTAGTAAATTACCAACCAAAAATAGTATGCTACAACGTAGGTACTCATCCCAACTAAATTACAATAACTAAATCCATAACAGTAAAGTGGACTAACATATCTAACAGCAAAGTAGACTAACATATCTAAAATGGCAGCATACGTTTACAACTACCGCCCGCTGATCCGCCAGGAAGTATGGTTGGGGCCAACATAATTCCCAAGAGTAACGCATTTAAAGCAATAACACTGAACTGCAACCGCCGAATAGTTGCATCTTTGTTGCGAATTTCATGACATAACAATTCATTTTGTGCAGTTAACGCAGGTATAAGATCGCAATAGCCTTCACAGACCGGGTCGTCAAACCATTCAAAAAACCTGCAATGCGGCTCACCCGTGCCATACTTCGGGCAGCTGAAGTATCGTCTACTGGGATTTTTTTTCCGACCGTGCGGTTTGAATGTGTGAGACCAAGCCGCAGAAGCAACGTCTGGTTTTGCTGAGATTGTGTGTGGAAGCAGTGGATGAGATTTCCGACATCTACAAAGGTCAATGACAAACCTCAATAAAGCGCTTTAACATGCATACGGAAGTCTGTTAGGTCTTATCATTCGGATTATTACAAAATGtaaatataagaattttttCGGTGTCGTTCAAAAAATATGGTTCCTCTCACTACAATGgtaatcaatatttttgtaaGCAATGATACATGAGCTCCCAAATGCAATCCCAATAAACCAAagaatcctaaaaaaaaaaaaaaaatgctaatattaaaaaattaaaaaagcaaacCCATCTAAGAAAGCCAGCAATCCAtcccataaaaaattaaacaaaaataaaattaaaacggCGTAAGAGCCAGAAACAcgtttcacaaaaaaaaaaaaacatctacaTTTCCACCCCAACcactcacacacacacccataaattcaaacaaattcatCATTCGTTTTCTTGTTGCACAACATGATTCAGAAAACATATTGGGATAAACATATGCGAACCTATATGCAATCATGGGTGGCTCACATAGATATGGGTTTGCAATTTGGCTCATGGGTTCGCAATATGGCTCATTTGGTTCAGAAAACATGTGAGTCAAATTACGAACCCATGGGTTCACAGCCAAATTGCGAACCCCAGCAATCATGTTGCGAGCCAAATTGCGAACCCCAGCAATCATGTTGCGAGCCAAATTGCGAACCCATTCCTCTTACATCACAGCAAAGTAgagattttaattttcattgttgtAGTCCATTCTAAACCAGCAACCAAACCAAATCAAAAACCAGTTTTTCCTATTTCACTACTTAATTAATTGTActtataaacaattaattaaaaagagaattctCCAAGAACAAGCTAGCaatctaaatttgtaatttGGATTTTTAGTTGGGTCAATGCAGTATATCAAAAATTAACAAGGCAtcatcaagtaaaaaaaaaaagtcatgaagtaataaaaaaaaaaaaaaatagaacaaaccatcaaatttttcattttcgccGTTGATAAtgtgggggtggctggccaaaatggggtggtccggccaccccatttttgccaaggggtggctagccacccctttgttttttatttttatttttcttttatttaacaaGAAGAACATAGAAGAgcagaaaacccaaaaaaaattttcaaaatgctgGCTGAATCGATCTCTCTGAAAAATTAAGCAAACCTTGATTTTTGATATTAATCAGGGAGAGTCCGAAGTGACTGTATGGAGCTCTCCATCGGCATAGCTGGCTTTTAAACTGTGGAAGAACAAATGAGGGAGCAAGGAGAGGAAGAAATGATAAACTATGGAAGGAGGAATGAGGGAGCAGGACAAGGAACAGTGCCGTGAAGAAATGAGAGttcatttgttttctattttgttatatgggcatttttgtcttttacgGACAATGGGTTCTCCCACACGCCAGTGGCTGCAGGTAGGCAACAGCATCATAGTCAAACAAGGAACAGTGCCGTGGGTCTTGGGGTGTGTGCTATCATTTGCCAAACAATGCcataaaaaggaattaaaatgatctaattaactaaaaccaaaggattaaaacatgcaagttaagggctgaaaatatgaatattttagcacttaacacgcAGTAGCATCTAATCTTTTTGGCTCCCCAAGAGTCTGCCCATTGTTCTCGTTGTTGTTGTCTTCATTTTCACGTTGGTTGTTAGCTTGACTCCTTCTTGTACATGCCATCTACGGTATAATTAACatagaaaacatataaataatatacaaACTTATTCATCAACGCATAAGACACACAAGTCCTATGCAAACCCTAGTACATGCCGACAACAATCCTAAGGAGAACCATGTCCTAAGGACGTCACATCCTATTGTCATAACCTATAAGTTTACAAAATCTTATAACctctgctttgataccataattGTAACACCCCCTTCCCGTAGGAAGATGATATTACGCATTTCTCATGAGGTTATAAACATTTCgtaaactaaaatattaataatccATCAGagtttcattatatatatatatatataaagtcatgTAATTTGtgctatatataaatatgagtTTCTTATTTTATGGTTATAGAAAAATATGATTTGTTTGTCAAAATAGAAAGCGATTAAAATTTCAATTGGATGGAAGGAAGGGCaaaaatttcctacaaattaagttatagaaaaaaaaaaaaaaaaaaaaaaaaaaattaaactcagTCACTAAAAGTACATTGTGTCTTTTAGCATGTGAGATGTATAaggtttttttaatgagttataaatatgtttatattttagtagactgttatacgactACCAAACAATTGGGATTGTGTGACAGttaaaattagtcattgatttttattttgtacaaTCCCTTGTTGATTCAAAAGCTAGATTTTCACAGTTACATCATTCACATTATATGTCAGTcgtataacaatatgctaaatagcgttatttttttaatagcttgtACTTCTcacgtgtttttttaataacattaatatattaaaaaaatgcacttCTCACATTTTCAACGCATACATGATACTTTTAGAGACTGAATTTGATGAATTCCTACAactcaatttgtaagaaatttatatccCGAAAAgaaatagttttaaaaatttcCGAAATGGCCAACCTTTCAAACTACTGCTAGGGGAAGAT
This window encodes:
- the LOC132179598 gene encoding uncharacterized protein LOC132179598; the encoded protein is MASNPSLLPEIGPDGLPREAHVIAYTEKIIAEEQLQLKKCRKSHPLLPHTISAKPDVASAAWSHTFKPHGRKKNPSRRYFSCPKYGTGEPHCRFFEWFDDPVCEGYCDLIPALTAQNELLCHEIRNKDATIRRLQFSVIALNALLLGIMLAPTILPGGSAGGSCKRMLPF